DNA sequence from the Lysinibacillus sp. OF-1 genome:
AAAGTAGAATCGTAAATAATAGATAAAAAATAAAGACAAAGCAAACCGCCATTTGAGTTGTAATGGAAAAGGTTTTTGATTGTTCCATAGAGTGCAAATCGCCAAAAATAATTTCTTTTTGAAACCCGCCTTGTACATATGGGTTTGTTTGAACACCTTGGATAATAATTTCGCTTTCATTAGTATTAAGCGTAAAATAATGGGTTACAGGTCTGCCAATAGGAGCCGTTTGAGTATAATCCGCTGTAAGATTCCCTAGTCCACCAATGAATTGACCATCTATGTAAAGCTCATAGGGAGCTAAACCTTCAGGAATCGTAATGCCATACATCTGAGGTGCAGTGTGTTCTTTGAGAATTTTTAAACGATAAGAACCATAATGAACCTCATCATTATGTTGAAAATACTGATCCCAAGATTCTGGTTGATTTGTATAAACTTTATGTTGTTCCACTGATTGGGTATTTTCTGAAGCGAGAAGGACATTAGGGTAGAATTCCCATTCCTTTTGTAGCTTAATTATAAAATTATGGCTTGTATCAATATTTCTTAAATTAACAGTCCCTTGGATAGCATCGATCCCTGTTGAAATATTTGTGAAATTCATCCAAGTGAAGCGTATCAAAGTTAGAAAACAAAAGAATAACCCGGCAATTAGAAAAATAGTAAAATTTTTGGAAAGTATTTTCTTTTTCATCATAAATAATAGATTTCAACAAATAGAGTTATTTCTCCTTCAAAAGTAATGGTTATTCTATCAATTCTTTTAATAATTATACGATAATAAGTAAAGGAATAGTTTTTTAGGAGGGGTCAATGTGAGAATCGTGCTAGTAGATGATGAAATTTTACCATTAACGAGACTGAAAACCTTACTTGAAAAAAGTAATGTCCCGGAAATTGAAATAGTAGGAGAATACACCGATTCTCTAAAAGCAATTGAAGAGATCCAAACGCTACAGCCAAATGCTGTATTTTTAGATATCGTGATGCCTGATTTGGATGGTTTAGCATTAGGGGAAAAAATTCAAGAGTTATTGCCCGATGTAGAAATCGTTTTTACAACAGGGTTTGATCAATACGCAATAGATGCATTTAATCTACATGCTATTGATTATTTATTAAAGCCTGTACAAAATGTTCGTTTAGAAAAGACCTTAGAACGTCTAGAACACATAAATAATAAACATAAAAAAGTTCCGCCTAAACATACAATTATTAAGCTTTTTGGCGGTCTTAATGTTGTTACACCAGATGGTCATACACAGCTCATGAAATGGCGTACATCTAAAGCCAAAGAGCTATTTGCCTTCATGCTAAATCACCGTGATGAAATGATTTATCGTGATACGATTTTAGAATTATTTTGGCCGGAGTCTGATATCGATAAAGCATCTAAACAGCTTTATACAGCTATCTATACAATCCGTCAAACATTAAAAAATTATGGAATGGATGGTGTGCAAATTTCAAGCCCTTTGCTGAATTCTGGCTATAAGCTCTTAGTTGAAAATGTTGTAGTGGATGTAGAACAGTGGCTGTCCTGTTTAAAATCATTACCCCCATTACAAGAGACATCAGTTGATGAACATGAAAAAGTATTCCAAATGTATACAGGTGATTATTTAGGAGATTGCGATTATCTATGGGCGGAAAGTGAGCGAGAGCGCTTAAGGAGATTGTGGTTACACCATGCTCATCAGCTAAGCGAGTTTTACATAAAAAATGAGAACTACATGGCTGCAGTAAAGGTACAGGAAAAAGTCCAGGCACTTTTTTCTGATGCAGAGGAAAACTACTTCACTTTAATGAAGCTATACGATCTTCTAAATAATACAGCTGCTGTTGAGGAGCAATACTGGTTATTAAAAAAAATGCTTCAGGAGCATTTGGCAGTGGAACCAAGCGAGGAAATTGAGAGTTGGTATGAAAGCTGGAAACAAGCAAATGCTATGCCTCATGCTCAAACCTTTAGTTAAACTACATGATTTTGTTATGAAAGGCTCTGTCATAGACAGAGCTTTTTGTTTTTAATAGTTCATAAGACCCTTATTAAAAAATGTATATTGGT
Encoded proteins:
- a CDS encoding response regulator, translated to MRIVLVDDEILPLTRLKTLLEKSNVPEIEIVGEYTDSLKAIEEIQTLQPNAVFLDIVMPDLDGLALGEKIQELLPDVEIVFTTGFDQYAIDAFNLHAIDYLLKPVQNVRLEKTLERLEHINNKHKKVPPKHTIIKLFGGLNVVTPDGHTQLMKWRTSKAKELFAFMLNHRDEMIYRDTILELFWPESDIDKASKQLYTAIYTIRQTLKNYGMDGVQISSPLLNSGYKLLVENVVVDVEQWLSCLKSLPPLQETSVDEHEKVFQMYTGDYLGDCDYLWAESERERLRRLWLHHAHQLSEFYIKNENYMAAVKVQEKVQALFSDAEENYFTLMKLYDLLNNTAAVEEQYWLLKKMLQEHLAVEPSEEIESWYESWKQANAMPHAQTFS